From the Bacillota bacterium genome, one window contains:
- a CDS encoding DUF6305 family protein translates to MLAKIVSRRRILLVVIGLVAVVLGSGSVHGQPPKPEGLEIPETLPTLSGPVVVTTIGQSPGSVMVRMLFRRIGVACVQNDLLTHEQLAQAGKDPKTAYKTLIMTMGTSLKGMGGAGVDVDGEVARCNALVAQARKSGIFIIGAQIEGSSRRTDEYDEKSNKAVAPQSDLLIVRSEVDKDGYFTNTAKQKGIPIVRTKEAADFEYVFRVLFSAPTK, encoded by the coding sequence ATGTTGGCGAAGATTGTCTCGCGCAGGCGCATTCTCCTCGTCGTGATCGGGCTGGTGGCTGTGGTTCTGGGGTCGGGCTCTGTCCATGGACAGCCCCCGAAGCCCGAAGGTCTGGAAATCCCGGAGACTCTTCCTACCCTGTCTGGCCCGGTAGTGGTTACGACCATTGGGCAGAGTCCAGGATCTGTCATGGTAAGGATGCTCTTCCGGAGGATCGGCGTGGCGTGTGTCCAGAATGACCTTCTCACTCATGAGCAGCTGGCCCAGGCGGGCAAGGACCCTAAGACAGCATACAAGACGTTGATCATGACAATGGGGACTTCACTCAAAGGTATGGGCGGAGCAGGGGTCGACGTGGATGGGGAGGTGGCACGGTGCAATGCCCTTGTCGCCCAGGCGCGAAAGTCGGGGATCTTCATCATCGGGGCTCAGATAGAAGGATCGTCCAGACGGACAGACGAATATGACGAGAAGTCAAACAAGGCTGTCGCCCCTCAGTCGGATCTCTTGATCGTCAGATCCGAAGTCGACAAGGATGGGTATTTCACCAACACCGCGAAGCAAAAGGGGATTCCTATTGTAAGAACAAAAGAGGCTGCAGATTTCGAATACGTGTTCAGAGTGCTGTTCTCCGCGCCGACTAAGTAG
- a CDS encoding DMT family transporter has protein sequence MVHRRCTQFESHLEPRDRPFIGTEGGTTLATLALALVIGAALIHASWNLIAKRAGGGECFVFSCGAFSSAVWVPLAAWAAVTRQPAIGLPHLIAIAGSSVLHLGYFVFLHRGYRSGDLSLVYPLSRGVGPLLATAVAITFLGERPSVLALSGAALIVGGAFFLAGGTQSLKRPGAREAARYGIVTGVLIACYTLWDKWGVGTLAIPPLLYDWAVSTGRTILMAPYAMQHREEVREVFRAHWREAVAVAFLSPLSYIMVLTALATSPVSYVAPAREVSILVGTIMGARLLAEADGPRRMAAAAVMVIGVIGLALG, from the coding sequence ATGGTACATAGAAGATGCACGCAATTCGAGTCTCATCTCGAACCTCGAGACCGCCCATTCATCGGCACCGAAGGAGGTACTACACTGGCCACCCTCGCCCTCGCTCTCGTTATCGGAGCTGCCTTGATCCATGCAAGTTGGAACCTCATTGCAAAGCGCGCTGGAGGTGGGGAGTGCTTTGTGTTCTCGTGCGGTGCCTTCTCTTCGGCAGTGTGGGTGCCGCTCGCGGCGTGGGCGGCAGTGACACGGCAGCCGGCGATCGGGCTTCCTCACTTGATAGCCATTGCGGGAAGTTCAGTTCTCCACCTTGGCTACTTCGTCTTTCTGCACAGGGGTTACCGCTCGGGAGACCTCTCCCTCGTCTACCCGCTATCCAGAGGAGTCGGCCCCCTGCTCGCCACCGCGGTCGCTATAACCTTCCTCGGCGAAAGGCCCAGTGTACTGGCATTGTCTGGGGCGGCGTTGATCGTGGGAGGGGCCTTCTTTCTCGCAGGGGGAACTCAGAGTCTTAAACGGCCTGGCGCCCGGGAGGCAGCGAGGTATGGCATTGTGACGGGCGTACTCATAGCCTGCTATACACTCTGGGACAAGTGGGGCGTGGGCACCCTGGCCATACCTCCGCTTCTCTACGATTGGGCGGTCAGCACTGGACGAACCATACTCATGGCTCCCTACGCCATGCAGCACCGGGAGGAAGTCCGAGAGGTCTTCCGGGCTCACTGGCGCGAAGCTGTTGCAGTCGCGTTCCTATCCCCACTTTCCTACATTATGGTTCTCACTGCACTTGCTACATCTCCGGTGAGCTACGTGGCTCCAGCCCGCGAGGTCAGTATCCTTGTAGGCACCATCATGGGCGCCCGCTTGCTCGCCGAGGCGGACGGACCGCGGCGGATGGCCGCCGCGGCGGTCATGGTCATCGGCGTCATCGGCCTCGCGCTTGGGTAG
- a CDS encoding succinylglutamate desuccinylase encodes MPNKVRLLYTRLVIALLWVALVVPAVVQFYQHRHYPEPVVLGPGVTEVRKLSDYSPALRGTVADCNVYVLDSGVPGGTLLVIGSTHPEEPATVLSTVMMVEQCIPTEGRILVAPRANRSASTVTRPGDAYPLYFTIPTEFGGRKFRMGDRWSNPLDSWPDPEVYVHYPSGQLLAYMDIRNLNRTWPGRESGMITERVCAAFVELIRKENVDVFIDLHEAELEYPVISTIVAHQRAADIAAVVSMMVSASEFRIGVEYSPQKLHGLSHREVGDHTDALVFQPETPEPFLDRVRGITDENLLLSGKDEFVMRAGQHGLLYERIDSEGWHIGKRVGRHNSTIAGIVEMYSEFYPERPIAFEGLPRYVDVVTEGVGAFLRNPEAAPEDRVIYD; translated from the coding sequence ATGCCCAACAAGGTCAGGCTTCTCTACACGCGGTTGGTCATCGCGCTCCTTTGGGTCGCCCTCGTTGTTCCAGCTGTGGTGCAGTTCTACCAGCATCGGCATTATCCGGAACCTGTAGTGCTGGGGCCGGGGGTCACAGAGGTGAGGAAGCTCTCCGACTACTCTCCAGCGTTACGTGGGACGGTGGCTGACTGCAACGTGTATGTGTTGGACTCTGGGGTGCCTGGAGGGACGCTTCTCGTGATAGGCTCCACTCACCCGGAAGAGCCGGCGACCGTGCTGTCTACCGTCATGATGGTGGAGCAATGTATCCCTACGGAGGGGCGAATCCTGGTTGCACCCAGGGCGAACCGGAGCGCGTCCACGGTCACCCGACCGGGCGATGCGTACCCGCTTTACTTCACCATTCCCACGGAATTCGGAGGGCGTAAGTTCAGGATGGGGGATCGGTGGTCCAACCCCTTGGATTCGTGGCCGGATCCTGAGGTCTACGTCCATTATCCAAGTGGGCAGCTTCTTGCGTACATGGACATACGGAACCTCAACCGTACGTGGCCCGGCCGGGAATCCGGGATGATCACGGAGCGAGTATGCGCAGCGTTCGTGGAGCTGATCAGAAAGGAGAACGTCGACGTCTTCATCGATCTCCATGAGGCGGAGCTTGAATACCCGGTGATCAGCACTATTGTCGCCCATCAGAGGGCTGCCGACATCGCAGCCGTGGTGTCGATGATGGTTTCCGCCAGCGAGTTCAGGATAGGGGTCGAGTACTCGCCTCAGAAACTGCACGGGCTCTCGCACAGAGAAGTGGGAGACCACACAGATGCGCTGGTTTTCCAGCCGGAGACTCCGGAGCCTTTTCTCGACCGCGTCCGGGGAATCACGGACGAAAACCTTCTCCTTTCTGGCAAGGATGAGTTCGTGATGAGGGCAGGCCAACACGGGCTCCTATACGAGAGGATTGACAGTGAAGGCTGGCATATCGGCAAGCGGGTCGGTCGTCACAACTCCACGATTGCCGGCATTGTGGAGATGTACTCCGAGTTCTATCCCGAGAGGCCGATAGCCTTCGAAGGCTTGCCGCGCTACGTTGATGTGGTGACCGAGGGGGTTGGTGCTTTTCTGAGAAACCCAGAGGCAGCGCCCGAAGACAGGGTTATCTACGACTAG
- a CDS encoding C69 family dipeptidase, translated as MMRNRVVVAVLVCLSVSVFLGSTAALACTDVVVGKNASRDGSTITSHTCDEGGYGGGGSGIGYDARIRVVPGQTFPEGSTFTVYRQTCEAGPSAPLIVVGEIPQVEKTYTYFHVAYPFLNEHGLAIGETTIAQREELVPSDRAILTIEQLEILALQRCKTAREAIVVIGELAERYGFQSSCASMGECITLADGNEAWVMEIYGVGPFWTPDSGEPGAIWVARRVGDDQVCVVPNVSRIGVIEEGNLDFMYSKSYKDVAIENGWYDPASGEPFNITTAYTPETGSWSADSMWIRNRLWYIYSLLCPSQTWDHDAPLSAYPFSVKPEKKVSVQDVIAFQRSSFEGTEHSLADLPAWFVPDGKGGKTKSPLATPFITDDMANLLCFENERPVSRYNCSYGFVAEVRSWLPEPVKACLWYYNDNPATSMYVPVYNGVTELPVSWRTNDRFQYSRNSAWWAFATVDQYAGFRFQDAIKDIAAARDPVEAGFFAMQPCIERVAAEIWARDPAAARSFITGYTSMCMKKAESTYWELADLLMCKYVNNQY; from the coding sequence ATGATGCGCAACCGTGTTGTCGTGGCTGTGCTCGTCTGTCTGTCTGTTTCCGTGTTCCTGGGCTCGACTGCCGCACTTGCGTGCACCGACGTGGTGGTTGGAAAGAACGCCTCTCGGGACGGCTCCACCATCACCTCTCACACCTGCGATGAAGGCGGGTACGGCGGTGGTGGATCAGGCATAGGGTACGACGCCCGCATCCGGGTGGTCCCCGGACAGACCTTTCCGGAAGGAAGCACCTTCACGGTCTATCGACAAACGTGCGAGGCGGGACCCAGCGCCCCATTGATCGTAGTGGGCGAGATTCCCCAGGTAGAGAAGACCTACACCTACTTCCACGTCGCGTATCCTTTCCTCAACGAGCACGGGCTGGCCATCGGAGAGACTACGATAGCTCAGCGAGAAGAGCTTGTCCCCAGTGATCGAGCCATACTCACCATCGAGCAGCTTGAGATCCTCGCCCTCCAGCGGTGCAAGACCGCCAGGGAGGCAATCGTGGTCATAGGGGAGTTGGCTGAGAGATACGGATTCCAGTCGTCCTGCGCAAGCATGGGTGAATGTATCACCCTGGCGGACGGCAATGAAGCCTGGGTGATGGAAATCTACGGGGTCGGACCGTTCTGGACCCCTGACTCGGGAGAGCCCGGCGCGATCTGGGTAGCTCGCCGAGTGGGAGACGACCAGGTGTGCGTCGTGCCCAACGTGAGCCGGATCGGCGTCATTGAGGAAGGGAACCTTGACTTCATGTACTCCAAGTCATACAAGGACGTCGCCATCGAAAACGGCTGGTACGACCCTGCAAGCGGCGAACCTTTCAACATTACCACGGCTTACACCCCCGAGACTGGCTCATGGTCCGCAGACTCCATGTGGATCAGGAACAGACTGTGGTACATCTACAGCCTCCTGTGCCCTTCACAGACCTGGGACCATGATGCGCCGCTATCCGCGTATCCGTTCTCGGTGAAACCCGAGAAGAAGGTCTCCGTGCAGGACGTCATAGCGTTCCAACGAAGCTCCTTTGAAGGAACCGAGCATTCCCTGGCGGATCTGCCTGCGTGGTTTGTCCCTGATGGAAAGGGCGGCAAGACCAAGAGCCCGCTCGCCACGCCTTTCATAACAGACGACATGGCCAACCTGCTCTGTTTCGAGAACGAGCGGCCGGTCTCCAGGTACAACTGCTCATATGGTTTTGTGGCTGAGGTGAGGAGTTGGTTGCCGGAACCGGTGAAGGCGTGCCTTTGGTACTACAACGACAACCCAGCGACGTCGATGTATGTGCCGGTGTACAATGGCGTCACCGAACTGCCCGTGAGCTGGAGAACGAACGACCGGTTCCAGTACTCCCGCAATTCCGCGTGGTGGGCATTTGCCACCGTGGATCAGTATGCAGGATTCCGGTTCCAGGATGCCATCAAAGACATAGCGGCCGCCAGAGATCCTGTTGAAGCAGGGTTCTTTGCGATGCAACCATGCATAGAGCGGGTCGCTGCTGAAATCTGGGCGCGAGACCCTGCCGCGGCGCGCAGCTTCATCACAGGATATACATCCATGTGCATGAAGAAGGCGGAGTCGACGTACTGGGAGCTTGCGGACTTGCTCATGTGTAAGTATGTGAACAACCAGTACTAA
- a CDS encoding thiamine pyrophosphate-dependent enzyme, with protein sequence NQKYAYGFEHAVDLWYGDKMIDFVKVAEGYGARGERITKPEEIMPALKRAVASGVPYVIDVIVERTTDCSMGPDLDKIREFA encoded by the coding sequence AGAACCAGAAGTACGCTTACGGGTTCGAGCATGCCGTCGATCTGTGGTACGGAGACAAGATGATCGACTTCGTGAAGGTTGCCGAGGGATACGGGGCGCGCGGGGAGAGGATCACCAAACCAGAGGAAATCATGCCCGCGCTCAAGAGGGCGGTTGCGTCCGGGGTTCCATACGTTATCGACGTGATTGTAGAGAGAACCACCGACTGCTCGATGGGTCCGGACCTGGACAAGATCAGGGAATTCGCATAG
- a CDS encoding C4-dicarboxylate ABC transporter, producing MFSHATLVLAAMVTAFAVARLARLSNELAMLCAAFVGAFAHGAGVPARHLVEGTFTYFDVTLIFITATLFMNLMRETGGVSYIVRGIISRFHRSRFMLLLLLTLIMLVPGALTGAGTVTVLVVGGFVGTVLGYMGIPKHRAAAIVFLCAAMSAAAPPINLWAMMTAAGSNMPYVGFTLPLGVISVAGALFSAFYLGWRGTEVDVAQALRELPEPPPRMIWYRVAVPFLVFFGLILAGRIWPHQMPVIGLPLVFLITAASVVLLSPVRVSVFAVASKTVEGLLPLIGTITVVGVLVQIMALSGARGLISLSVVTLPLTVLFATLFLILPLSEGIFQYAAAPLLGVPLVLLFNMKGYNPIIALAGMAAMWPLGDALPPTAPVGRAAVMSVEYSGDYYRGFLRECVVPMAFILALGTVYVACSSRLSFLIGG from the coding sequence GTGTTCTCACATGCAACGCTTGTTCTCGCGGCGATGGTCACGGCATTCGCCGTCGCGCGATTGGCCAGGCTCAGCAACGAATTGGCTATGCTGTGCGCGGCGTTCGTTGGGGCCTTTGCCCACGGGGCAGGGGTTCCCGCGCGGCATCTTGTGGAAGGCACCTTCACATACTTTGACGTCACGCTCATCTTCATCACGGCTACCCTGTTCATGAACCTCATGCGCGAGACGGGCGGTGTATCCTACATAGTCCGCGGGATCATCTCAAGGTTCCACCGAAGCAGGTTCATGTTGCTCCTGCTTCTCACTCTCATCATGCTTGTGCCCGGGGCGCTCACCGGGGCGGGGACGGTTACTGTCCTGGTAGTCGGCGGATTTGTCGGAACCGTGCTCGGGTACATGGGGATCCCCAAGCACCGCGCTGCCGCGATCGTGTTTCTTTGCGCCGCGATGAGTGCTGCGGCACCGCCCATCAACCTCTGGGCCATGATGACTGCGGCTGGCTCGAACATGCCTTATGTTGGGTTCACTCTTCCCCTCGGTGTGATTTCGGTGGCAGGAGCACTCTTCAGCGCGTTCTACCTTGGCTGGCGAGGGACCGAGGTGGACGTGGCTCAGGCCCTTCGTGAGCTGCCGGAACCGCCGCCGCGGATGATTTGGTACAGGGTCGCCGTTCCGTTCCTCGTGTTCTTCGGGCTCATCCTTGCAGGTCGCATCTGGCCACACCAGATGCCTGTCATCGGGCTTCCGCTGGTGTTTCTGATCACCGCTGCATCGGTGGTTTTGCTGTCGCCTGTACGGGTATCCGTATTTGCGGTTGCCTCCAAGACGGTCGAGGGACTTCTCCCGTTGATCGGCACTATCACCGTGGTCGGCGTTCTAGTGCAGATTATGGCACTCTCAGGAGCCCGCGGCCTGATATCCCTCTCCGTTGTAACCTTGCCGCTCACGGTGTTGTTCGCGACTCTCTTCCTGATCCTGCCCCTATCGGAAGGGATTTTCCAGTATGCGGCAGCTCCGTTGCTCGGTGTTCCGCTCGTGCTCCTTTTCAACATGAAGGGCTACAACCCCATCATCGCGCTCGCTGGAATGGCGGCGATGTGGCCTTTGGGCGACGCGCTGCCTCCCACTGCGCCTGTGGGCCGGGCGGCAGTCATGTCAGTCGAGTATTCCGGCGACTATTACCGCGGGTTCCTGCGTGAATGCGTAGTGCCTATGGCGTTCATTTTGGCGCTAGGGACGGTTTACGTGGCATGCAGCTCGAGACTCAGCTTCCTCATTGGCGGCTGA
- a CDS encoding C69 family dipeptidase, translated as MRLRSRYSLVLVTLVAILVAAAPALACTSIPVSKGASADGSVMTAHTCDGWYDARTWVVPGKQHEPGEMMPVYCNLLHADRTTPEKIGEIPQAPVTYTYFHVAYPYMNEHQVIMGETTIGNRPELNTTEGIMYIETLQIIGLQRAKTAREAIQIMGQMAEEYGYIDRGECLTVGDPNEIWHFEIMPPGAFEKGAIWAAVRIPEGHVGVSANRSRIGKIDPNDPENYMFSANVFSAAEEMGWWDPKSGEPFLFYDAYNPKDSMGSRRREWRVLSWAAPSLNLDPNGSRFPFTVKAERPITIQDMFKIYRDTMEGTPFDKANVPDWYAPDSKGNWAKSPFATPHANADMRALMNIPAERNISIPGCSYHTVLQARSWLPNQVGGLCWFGLNNPDTSVYIPIYAGVSSLPKNYAVNDRSVFSLSNYKESAWWAFDFIDNLVNRRYQDMIKDLRAVRDPFEAEQFALQPAIEKVVADLLKVNPELAVKFLTDYTHTRASMAVDLFWSLAEKLTVKYDDRTF; from the coding sequence ATGAGGCTAAGGTCCAGGTACAGTCTGGTTCTGGTGACGTTGGTCGCGATCTTGGTCGCGGCGGCTCCGGCTTTGGCGTGCACATCTATTCCTGTCTCCAAGGGTGCATCGGCAGATGGGTCGGTCATGACCGCGCACACCTGCGATGGATGGTATGATGCCCGCACATGGGTTGTTCCTGGTAAGCAGCACGAGCCTGGCGAGATGATGCCAGTGTACTGCAACCTCCTGCATGCTGATCGTACAACCCCCGAGAAAATCGGCGAGATCCCGCAGGCGCCTGTCACCTACACCTACTTCCACGTCGCTTACCCCTACATGAACGAGCATCAGGTGATCATGGGGGAGACGACAATCGGCAATCGCCCGGAGTTGAACACAACCGAGGGCATCATGTACATCGAAACCCTCCAGATCATCGGATTGCAGCGGGCAAAGACTGCGCGTGAAGCAATTCAGATCATGGGCCAGATGGCAGAAGAGTACGGCTACATAGATCGTGGTGAGTGCCTGACAGTGGGAGATCCCAATGAGATCTGGCACTTCGAGATAATGCCCCCTGGCGCGTTCGAGAAAGGTGCCATCTGGGCTGCTGTCAGGATTCCCGAGGGCCATGTTGGTGTCTCTGCGAACCGCAGCAGAATAGGTAAGATCGATCCCAACGACCCAGAGAACTACATGTTCTCCGCGAACGTATTCTCGGCCGCCGAGGAGATGGGCTGGTGGGATCCAAAGAGCGGCGAGCCATTCCTCTTCTACGATGCTTACAACCCAAAGGACTCCATGGGATCGAGAAGGCGCGAGTGGAGGGTGCTGTCGTGGGCGGCCCCGTCTCTCAATCTCGACCCGAATGGTTCCAGATTCCCGTTCACGGTAAAGGCTGAGCGCCCGATAACCATCCAGGATATGTTCAAGATCTACCGCGATACCATGGAGGGCACGCCTTTCGACAAGGCAAACGTGCCTGACTGGTACGCACCGGATTCCAAGGGGAATTGGGCCAAGAGCCCGTTTGCGACACCGCACGCAAACGCCGACATGCGGGCCTTGATGAACATCCCAGCCGAGCGGAACATCTCCATACCCGGCTGCTCCTATCACACGGTTCTGCAGGCCCGGTCGTGGCTGCCGAATCAGGTGGGCGGGCTTTGCTGGTTTGGATTGAACAACCCCGACACCAGCGTCTATATTCCGATCTACGCGGGTGTGTCCAGCCTTCCGAAGAACTACGCAGTGAATGACAGGAGCGTGTTCAGCCTCTCGAACTACAAGGAGTCGGCCTGGTGGGCGTTCGACTTCATCGACAACTTGGTAAACCGCAGGTACCAGGACATGATCAAAGACCTCCGCGCGGTACGGGACCCGTTCGAGGCGGAACAGTTCGCGCTGCAGCCGGCAATCGAGAAGGTGGTTGCTGACCTGCTCAAGGTCAATCCTGAACTTGCGGTCAAGTTCCTGACCGATTACACCCACACCCGTGCGAGCATGGCGGTTGATCTGTTCTGGTCACTCGCCGAAAAGCTCACAGTGAAGTACGACGACAGGACGTTCTAG